Proteins encoded within one genomic window of Pseudomonas cannabina:
- a CDS encoding efflux RND transporter permease subunit — protein MNLSAPFIRRPVATVLLSLAIMLLGAVSFRLLPVAPLPNMDFPVIVVSASLAGASPEIMASTVATPLERSLGSIAGVNTMTSNSSQGTTRIILQFDLDRDINGAAREVQAAINASRNLLPSGMRSMPTYKKVNPSQAPIMVLSMTSSVLEKGQLYDLASTILSQSLSQVSGVGEVQIGGSSLPAVRIELEPQMLSQYGVSLDDVRTAITASNVRRPKGLVEDDLHNWQVQANDQLEKAADYAPLIIRYKDGATLRLKDVAKVSDAVEDRYNSGFFNYDQAVLLVINRQAGANIIETVAQIKAQLPALRAVLPASVKLQIAMDRSPVIKATLHEAEMTLLIAVILVILVVFLFLGSLASLIPTLAVPVSLVGTFAIMHLFGFSLNNLSLMALILATGLVVDDAIVVLENISRHIHNGVEPMKAAFLGAKEVGFTLLSMNVSLVAVFISILFMGGLVESLFREFSITLSVAIIVSLIVSLTLTPMLCARWLKPREASGENAFQRWSERVNDRMVEGYDRSLGWVLRHPRLTLISLLITVVVNIALYVVVPKTFLPQQDTGQLMGFVRGDDGLSFSVMQPKMEQFRRAVLADPAVESVAGFIGGSSGTNNAFMIVRLVPIAERKLSAEKVVERLRKTLPHVPGGRLFLAPDQDLQLGGGREQTSSQYQYIVQSADLTSLRQWYPKIVAALKSDPELTAIDAREGRGAQQVTLVVNRDTAKRLGIDMSMVTSVLNNAYSQRQVSTIYDSLNQYKVVMEVNPKYAQDPVTLEQVQVITADGQRVPLSSIAHYERSLANDRVSHDGQFAAENISFDLAEGATLDNANVAIERAIAAIGLPEDIITKTAGTASAFAATQKSQPWMILGALLAVYLVLGILYESYIHPLTILSTLPSAGVGALLTIYVVGSEFSLISLLGLFLLIGVVKKNAIMMIDLALHLERDQGMAPEESIRNACLQRLRPILMTTMAAILGALPLLLSTAEGAEMRKPLGLTIIGGLIFSQILTLYTTPVVYLYLDRLRHRFSRWRGVRTDAALETPL, from the coding sequence ATGAACCTGTCCGCGCCCTTCATCCGCCGTCCCGTTGCCACGGTCCTGCTGAGCCTGGCGATCATGCTGCTGGGCGCGGTCAGTTTCAGATTGTTGCCGGTAGCACCGTTGCCGAACATGGACTTCCCGGTCATCGTGGTCTCCGCCAGCCTTGCCGGGGCCAGCCCGGAGATCATGGCCTCCACCGTGGCAACGCCGCTCGAACGCTCGCTGGGCAGCATCGCCGGGGTCAACACCATGACCAGCAATTCGAGCCAGGGCACGACTCGCATCATTCTGCAGTTCGATCTCGACCGCGACATCAATGGCGCGGCGCGCGAAGTGCAGGCGGCCATCAACGCGTCACGCAACCTGCTGCCCAGCGGGATGCGCAGCATGCCGACCTACAAAAAGGTCAACCCGTCCCAGGCACCGATCATGGTGCTGTCGATGACCTCGAGCGTGCTGGAAAAGGGCCAGTTGTACGATCTGGCTTCGACCATCCTGTCCCAGAGCCTGTCGCAGGTGTCGGGGGTGGGCGAGGTGCAGATCGGAGGCAGTTCGCTGCCTGCAGTGCGCATCGAGCTCGAACCGCAGATGCTCTCCCAGTACGGCGTCTCGCTGGATGACGTGCGCACCGCGATTACTGCCAGCAACGTGCGCAGACCGAAGGGGCTTGTCGAGGATGACCTGCATAACTGGCAGGTTCAGGCCAACGACCAGCTGGAAAAAGCCGCCGACTATGCGCCGTTGATCATTCGCTACAAGGATGGCGCGACCCTGCGCCTGAAGGACGTTGCCAAGGTCAGTGATGCGGTGGAAGACCGCTACAACAGCGGCTTCTTCAATTATGATCAGGCGGTGCTGCTGGTCATCAACCGTCAGGCTGGCGCCAACATCATCGAAACGGTGGCGCAGATAAAAGCGCAGTTGCCTGCCTTGCGGGCCGTGCTGCCTGCCAGCGTCAAGCTGCAGATCGCCATGGACCGCTCGCCAGTGATCAAGGCGACCCTGCACGAAGCCGAAATGACCTTGCTGATCGCGGTGATTCTGGTGATTCTGGTGGTCTTTCTGTTTCTCGGCAGTCTCGCGTCGCTCATCCCTACGTTGGCGGTGCCAGTATCGCTGGTGGGCACTTTTGCCATCATGCACCTGTTCGGCTTCTCTCTGAACAATCTGTCGCTGATGGCCTTGATCCTTGCGACCGGCCTGGTGGTAGACGATGCCATTGTGGTGCTGGAAAACATCTCCCGGCACATTCATAACGGCGTGGAGCCAATGAAGGCGGCGTTTCTGGGCGCCAAAGAGGTCGGTTTCACGTTGCTGTCGATGAACGTCTCGCTGGTGGCAGTGTTCATTTCCATCCTGTTCATGGGCGGGTTGGTGGAAAGTCTGTTTCGTGAGTTTTCCATCACCTTGTCGGTGGCGATCATCGTTTCATTGATCGTGTCACTCACGCTGACGCCCATGCTCTGTGCCCGTTGGCTGAAGCCCCGCGAAGCCAGCGGCGAAAATGCCTTTCAGCGCTGGAGCGAGCGGGTCAATGACCGCATGGTGGAGGGTTACGACCGTTCGCTGGGCTGGGTGCTGCGCCATCCGCGTCTGACGCTGATCAGTCTGCTGATCACCGTCGTGGTCAATATCGCGCTTTACGTGGTGGTGCCCAAGACGTTCCTGCCGCAGCAGGACACCGGGCAACTGATGGGGTTTGTCAGGGGCGACGACGGCCTGTCGTTCTCGGTGATGCAGCCGAAGATGGAGCAGTTTCGCCGTGCCGTGCTGGCAGACCCCGCTGTGGAAAGCGTTGCCGGATTCATCGGCGGCAGCAGCGGCACCAATAATGCGTTCATGATCGTCCGCCTGGTGCCGATTGCCGAGCGCAAGCTGTCAGCGGAAAAAGTCGTGGAGCGTCTGCGCAAGACGTTGCCACATGTTCCAGGCGGACGATTGTTTCTGGCGCCGGATCAGGACCTGCAATTGGGTGGGGGCCGTGAGCAGACCAGTTCGCAGTACCAATACATCGTCCAGAGTGCTGACCTGACCAGTCTGCGCCAGTGGTATCCGAAGATCGTTGCAGCGCTCAAGTCAGATCCCGAGCTGACCGCCATCGACGCCCGGGAAGGGCGTGGCGCTCAGCAAGTGACACTGGTGGTCAACCGCGACACCGCCAAACGGCTTGGCATCGACATGAGCATGGTGACCTCGGTACTCAACAATGCCTACAGTCAGCGCCAGGTATCGACCATCTACGACAGCCTCAACCAGTACAAAGTGGTGATGGAGGTCAATCCCAAATACGCACAGGACCCGGTGACCCTCGAGCAGGTTCAGGTCATTACCGCAGACGGTCAGCGTGTGCCGCTATCCAGCATCGCTCACTACGAGCGCAGTCTGGCCAATGATCGGGTTTCCCATGACGGGCAGTTCGCCGCTGAAAACATCTCCTTCGATCTGGCAGAAGGCGCGACTTTGGACAACGCCAACGTCGCCATCGAACGGGCCATTGCTGCCATAGGGCTGCCAGAGGACATCATTACCAAGACGGCAGGGACCGCCAGCGCGTTCGCCGCAACCCAGAAGAGCCAACCGTGGATGATTCTCGGGGCGCTGCTGGCGGTGTATCTGGTGCTGGGGATCCTCTATGAAAGTTACATTCACCCGTTGACCATTCTGTCGACCTTGCCGTCGGCGGGTGTCGGTGCCTTGCTGACGATCTACGTAGTGGGCAGCGAGTTCAGCCTGATCTCCCTGTTGGGGCTGTTTCTGTTGATTGGTGTGGTGAAAAAGAACGCCATCATGATGATCGACCTGGCATTGCACCTCGAGCGCGATCAGGGCATGGCACCTGAGGAGTCGATCCGTAATGCCTGCCTGCAACGTCTGCGGCCGATTCTGATGACGACCATGGCGGCGATTCTCGGTGCCTTGCCACTGCTGCTGAGTACCGCCGAAGGTGCTGAAATGCGCAAACCCCTGGGGTTGACCATCATTGGCGGCCTGATCTTCAGTCAGATCCTGACGCTCTACACCACACCTGTGGTTTACCTTTATCTCGACCGTCTGCGCCATCGTTTCAGTAGATGGCGTGGCGTGCGCACCGATGCTGCTCTGGAAACTCCGCTATGA
- a CDS encoding alpha-1,4-glucan--maltose-1-phosphate maltosyltransferase, whose amino-acid sequence MNEQPYGPDSLATDVPHPTQPLSLTQALQLPRIVIEDTLPVIDGGLFAAKAIIGQPVTVTSKIYADGHDKMAVNVRWRAADEEHWQSAPLHELGNDSWVGEFTPTSVSRYVFQLEAWIDQFGSYCYELEKKFSAGVPIDLELEEGRIHLTKAAERSQDQQREQIENLLARLDQADSIEKVALLLHSDTASLMKQADNHAFLSRSLEYPLDVERELAQFASWYELFPRSITDDKARHGTFNDVHSRLPMIRDMGFDVLYFPPIHPIGRAHRKGPNNSLTAGQDDPGSPYAIGSEEGGHDAIHPQLGSLEDFRNLVKAAADHGLEIALDFAIQCSQDHPWLKQHPGWFSWRPDGTIRYAENPPKKYQDIVNVDFYAPDAIPGLWLELRDIVLGWVKEGVKIFRVDNPHTKPLPFWQWMIGEVRGQHPEVMFLAEAFTKPAMMARLGKVGYTQSYTYFTWRNTKAELSEYFTELNEVPWRDCYRPNFFVNTPDINPRFLHESGRPGFLIRAALATMGSGLWGMYSGFELCEAAPIPGKEEYLDSEKYEIRVRDFTAPGNIIAEIAQLNRIRRQNPALQTHLGLKLYNAWNDNILYFGKRSADGSNFILVAVNLDPHNAQEADFELPLWEMGLPDDAATSGEDLMTGHRWTWYGKYQHTRLDPSQPFGIWRIQASQ is encoded by the coding sequence ATGAATGAACAGCCATACGGTCCGGATTCCCTGGCCACCGATGTACCGCACCCGACCCAACCCTTGTCGCTGACCCAGGCGCTGCAGCTGCCACGCATCGTGATCGAAGACACGCTGCCTGTGATAGATGGTGGATTGTTTGCGGCCAAGGCAATCATCGGGCAACCGGTTACCGTCACCAGCAAAATTTATGCGGACGGCCACGACAAGATGGCCGTCAATGTTCGCTGGCGCGCTGCTGATGAAGAGCACTGGCAGAGCGCACCGCTGCACGAACTGGGCAACGACAGTTGGGTCGGTGAGTTCACCCCGACCTCGGTCAGCCGTTATGTGTTTCAACTCGAAGCCTGGATCGATCAGTTCGGCAGCTATTGCTATGAACTGGAGAAGAAGTTTTCTGCAGGCGTGCCCATCGATCTGGAACTGGAAGAAGGGCGTATTCATCTGACCAAGGCTGCCGAACGCAGTCAGGATCAGCAGCGTGAGCAGATCGAAAACCTGCTGGCGCGACTGGATCAGGCCGACAGCATCGAGAAGGTCGCGCTGTTGCTGCACAGCGACACCGCGAGCCTGATGAAACAGGCCGATAACCATGCATTCCTCAGCCGTAGCCTGGAATACCCGCTGGACGTAGAGCGAGAACTGGCCCAGTTCGCCAGTTGGTACGAGTTGTTTCCGCGCTCGATCACCGATGACAAAGCACGCCACGGCACCTTCAACGACGTCCATTCGCGCTTGCCGATGATTCGCGACATGGGTTTCGACGTGCTGTATTTCCCGCCGATTCATCCTATCGGTCGCGCACACCGCAAAGGCCCGAACAACTCATTGACCGCTGGCCAGGACGATCCGGGCAGCCCATATGCCATCGGCAGCGAGGAAGGTGGTCATGACGCCATACATCCGCAGTTGGGCAGTCTTGAAGACTTCCGCAACCTGGTGAAAGCCGCTGCCGACCACGGTCTCGAAATCGCACTCGATTTTGCGATTCAGTGTTCGCAGGACCACCCATGGCTCAAGCAGCACCCGGGCTGGTTCTCCTGGCGTCCGGACGGCACCATCCGCTATGCGGAGAATCCGCCGAAAAAGTACCAGGACATCGTTAACGTCGACTTTTATGCGCCGGATGCCATTCCGGGCCTGTGGCTGGAACTGCGTGACATCGTGCTGGGCTGGGTCAAGGAAGGCGTGAAGATTTTCCGCGTCGATAATCCGCACACCAAGCCGCTGCCGTTCTGGCAGTGGATGATCGGTGAAGTACGCGGTCAGCATCCTGAAGTGATGTTCCTCGCCGAAGCGTTCACCAAGCCAGCCATGATGGCGCGTCTGGGCAAGGTCGGTTACACCCAGAGTTACACCTATTTCACCTGGCGCAACACCAAGGCCGAGCTGTCGGAATATTTCACCGAGCTCAACGAAGTGCCATGGCGCGACTGCTACCGCCCGAACTTCTTCGTCAACACACCGGACATCAACCCGCGGTTCCTGCATGAATCGGGGCGCCCGGGCTTTCTGATTCGTGCGGCACTGGCGACCATGGGTTCAGGCCTGTGGGGCATGTATTCCGGTTTCGAGCTGTGCGAAGCGGCACCGATTCCGGGCAAGGAAGAGTACCTGGATTCGGAGAAATACGAGATCCGCGTGCGCGACTTCACGGCACCCGGCAACATCATTGCCGAAATTGCCCAGCTCAACCGTATCCGCCGTCAGAACCCGGCCTTGCAGACGCATCTGGGGCTGAAGCTGTACAACGCGTGGAACGACAACATTCTGTACTTCGGCAAGCGCAGCGCAGATGGCAGCAACTTCATTCTGGTTGCAGTCAATCTCGATCCGCATAACGCGCAGGAAGCGGATTTCGAACTGCCGCTGTGGGAGATGGGCCTTCCGGACGATGCCGCGACTTCCGGCGAAGACCTGATGACCGGGCACCGCTGGACCTGGTACGGCAAGTATCAGCATACGCGTCTCGACCCGTCGCAACCTTTTGGAATCTGGCGTATCCAGGCCTCGCAGTAA
- a CDS encoding SDR family oxidoreductase: MEKVLIITGGSRGIGAATARLAATHGYRICINYMSDRTSAEKTAAQVRALGAHAITMQADVSNEDEIIRLFARVDTELGRVIHPVNNAGTLAQASRVEDMSEFRMLKMMMNNVVGPMLCSKHALLRMLPRHGGHGGSIVNVSSLAARLGSAGEYVDYAASKGALDTFTIGLSKEVAGEGIRVNAVRPGFIFTDFHALSGDPLRVSKLEGALPMGRGGTPEEVAEAIIWLLSDQASYATGTFIDVAGGR, encoded by the coding sequence ATGGAAAAAGTCCTCATCATCACCGGCGGTTCGCGCGGGATCGGCGCCGCGACGGCGCGTCTGGCGGCGACGCACGGTTACCGGATCTGCATCAACTACATGTCCGATCGCACCTCGGCGGAAAAGACCGCCGCGCAGGTCAGGGCACTGGGCGCACACGCAATCACGATGCAGGCCGATGTCAGCAACGAGGACGAAATCATTCGTCTGTTCGCCCGGGTTGACACCGAGCTGGGGCGTGTTATCCATCCGGTCAACAATGCGGGGACGCTGGCCCAGGCTTCGAGGGTCGAGGACATGTCGGAATTTCGCATGCTCAAGATGATGATGAACAACGTGGTCGGGCCCATGCTGTGCAGCAAACACGCTCTGCTGCGCATGTTGCCGCGACATGGCGGTCATGGCGGCAGCATCGTCAACGTATCCTCGCTGGCAGCGCGGCTTGGTTCGGCGGGTGAGTACGTGGACTATGCAGCGTCCAAGGGCGCACTGGACACCTTCACCATCGGGCTTTCCAAGGAAGTGGCCGGGGAGGGCATTCGCGTCAATGCCGTAAGGCCTGGCTTCATTTTCACCGACTTTCATGCCCTGAGTGGCGACCCGCTGCGGGTCAGCAAGCTTGAAGGCGCTCTGCCCATGGGCCGTGGCGGCACGCCGGAAGAAGTGGCCGAGGCGATTATCTGGTTATTGTCGGATCAGGCTTCGTATGCAACGGGTACGTTTATCGATGTGGCGGGAGGACGCTGA
- a CDS encoding putative bifunctional diguanylate cyclase/phosphodiesterase, which yields MLIGSYIPSLVVLSVFVAILASYTAFDLAGRIISAKGRVVYVWIVGGAFAMGVGTWSTHFIGMLAFVLPIDLGYDVPLLLFSLAMIVIASGFALWLVAQPQLSRVQLVLGAVLLGLGISAMHYTGMAAMRMQPGIEYTPFLFVLSLLIAIAASAAGLWIAFHLRHHRPRVYLARAGASVLVGMAVVGMHYTGMAAANFAEGSFCGALINGLSSNGLDRVVLVASLTVLSLTLFACILDAHLEARTAVLVTSLSQANQELTHLAMHDNLTGLPNRVLLTERIEQAMARADETGGCFALMFMDLDGFKPVNDAFGHHTGDLLLRQVALRLRQNVNRHDTLARVGGDEFVLLIELDDQQDALTVATRQVSEISNPFLIGEHQLQISLSIGICIYPGHGATQHELLVNADAAMYHTKAAGKNGHSFFDVSMNCNARNQLQLSQDLRTALRHKHFCLYYQPKFDALSGLPIGAEALLRWNHPERGVLGPDLFIAMAEKTGLIIQIGEWVLDEACRQMREWYTEGYSHWRISVNLSALQFRHSGLVATVADTLARHQLPANCLTLEITETTAMDDADASLGVLNRLSEMGMDLSIDDFGTGYSSLMYLKRLPANEIKIDRGFVRDLEHDTDDAAIVSAIVAVGQALNLRIVAEGVETTLQQRFLTHLGCDSLQGFLLGHPMPAEQFLEDIRAAESRIAFDVQESEAKASAF from the coding sequence ATGTTGATTGGCAGTTATATACCCTCGCTTGTCGTTCTTTCCGTTTTTGTTGCGATCCTTGCGTCCTATACCGCGTTCGACCTCGCTGGGCGGATCATCTCGGCTAAAGGGCGGGTCGTGTATGTGTGGATTGTCGGCGGCGCGTTTGCGATGGGAGTCGGCACCTGGTCAACGCATTTTATCGGCATGCTCGCCTTCGTCTTGCCCATCGACCTCGGCTATGACGTGCCGCTCCTGCTGTTTTCGCTGGCGATGATCGTTATAGCGTCGGGATTTGCCTTGTGGCTGGTCGCGCAACCGCAGCTTTCGAGAGTGCAGCTGGTGCTGGGCGCGGTATTGCTGGGCCTGGGTATCAGCGCCATGCATTACACCGGCATGGCGGCCATGCGCATGCAGCCCGGCATCGAGTACACGCCCTTCCTGTTCGTGCTGTCCCTGCTGATTGCCATTGCCGCATCGGCGGCGGGGTTGTGGATCGCGTTCCACCTGCGCCATCACCGGCCTCGTGTGTACCTGGCTCGCGCGGGTGCCTCGGTGCTGGTGGGCATGGCAGTGGTCGGCATGCACTACACCGGCATGGCCGCGGCCAACTTTGCCGAGGGCAGTTTTTGTGGCGCATTGATCAACGGACTGAGCAGCAACGGGCTGGACAGGGTGGTGCTGGTCGCCAGCCTGACGGTCCTGAGCCTCACCCTGTTCGCCTGTATTCTGGACGCCCATCTCGAAGCCCGCACGGCAGTGTTGGTCACTTCCCTGAGCCAGGCCAATCAGGAACTGACCCATCTGGCCATGCATGACAACCTCACCGGTCTGCCCAATCGTGTGCTGCTGACGGAGCGCATCGAGCAAGCCATGGCCAGGGCCGACGAAACCGGTGGCTGTTTTGCCTTGATGTTCATGGATCTGGACGGCTTCAAGCCGGTGAACGACGCCTTTGGCCATCACACCGGCGATCTGTTGCTACGTCAGGTTGCCTTGCGTCTGCGGCAGAACGTCAATCGGCACGACACGCTGGCCAGAGTCGGTGGTGACGAGTTTGTGCTGCTCATCGAACTGGACGATCAGCAGGACGCGCTGACTGTGGCAACACGGCAGGTCAGTGAAATCAGCAATCCGTTCCTGATTGGCGAACATCAGTTGCAGATTTCGCTGAGCATCGGCATTTGCATTTATCCCGGCCATGGTGCAACCCAGCACGAACTGCTGGTCAACGCCGACGCGGCCATGTACCACACCAAAGCGGCCGGCAAGAACGGCCACAGTTTTTTTGATGTGTCGATGAACTGCAACGCCCGCAATCAATTGCAGTTGTCGCAGGATTTACGCACCGCACTCAGGCACAAACACTTCTGCCTCTATTACCAGCCTAAATTCGACGCGCTGAGCGGGCTGCCGATAGGCGCCGAGGCTTTGTTGCGCTGGAATCACCCGGAACGCGGGGTGCTAGGGCCTGATCTGTTCATTGCCATGGCCGAGAAAACCGGGCTGATCATCCAGATTGGCGAATGGGTACTGGACGAAGCCTGTCGGCAGATGCGCGAGTGGTACACCGAGGGGTACTCGCACTGGCGTATTTCAGTCAACCTGTCGGCCTTGCAGTTCCGCCATTCCGGTCTGGTTGCGACCGTCGCTGATACGCTGGCCCGGCATCAGTTGCCGGCCAACTGCCTGACGCTGGAAATCACTGAAACCACCGCGATGGATGACGCAGACGCCAGTCTCGGCGTGCTGAACAGGCTGTCGGAGATGGGCATGGACCTTTCGATCGATGACTTTGGTACCGGCTATTCTAGCTTGATGTACCTCAAGCGGCTGCCGGCCAACGAAATCAAGATCGATCGCGGTTTCGTTCGCGATCTGGAGCACGACACCGACGATGCGGCCATTGTGTCGGCAATCGTCGCGGTGGGGCAGGCACTGAATTTGCGGATCGTCGCCGAGGGCGTCGAAACCACGCTCCAACAGCGCTTTCTGACGCACCTTGGGTGCGATTCCCTGCAGGGGTTTCTGCTCGGGCATCCAATGCCGGCAGAGCAATTCCTTGAGGATATCCGCGCTGCGGAGTCAAGAATTGCGTTTGATGTGCAGGAATCGGAGGCCAAAGCGTCCGCTTTCTGA
- a CDS encoding efflux transporter outer membrane subunit translates to MTERPAFTSRPEWLIRPLGLAVCIALLSACAVGPDYQRPTMAAPQQFKAVQGWRAATPGDAMAKGAWWQVYSDKDLNALVERLNTSNQTVAQYEAQYRQAQALVRSSRAAFLPTLDLTTGKTRSGQGTGTSSTGTSASGIRNSHNAQLGVSWEADVWGKLRHGLEADTANAQASLADLAAMRLSLQSELVQNYLQLRVIDEQKRLLESTVDAYQRSLTLTQNQYRAGISGRDSVAQAQTQLKSTQADLIDLAWQRAQFENAIAVLMGMAPADFSLPAIATIPHLPDIPPGLPSQLLERRPDIAAAERSVMGANANIGVAKAAYYPDFTLSMSGGYNSSTFANWISLPNRFWSVGPQLALTLFDGGRRSAEVERTEALYDQTVAQYRQTVLNGFQEVENYLIQLKVYGDEAAVREEALVFARDSLRLTNNQYKAGLIGYLDVVNVQATALSNERSVLNVLQSRLLASVQLIAALGGGWESERDLVLKE, encoded by the coding sequence ATGACCGAACGCCCGGCTTTCACATCCCGTCCAGAATGGCTGATTCGCCCGCTCGGGCTGGCAGTCTGTATCGCTTTGCTCAGCGCCTGCGCGGTCGGACCGGATTATCAACGGCCGACCATGGCTGCACCCCAACAGTTCAAGGCGGTTCAGGGCTGGCGGGCGGCGACCCCCGGCGATGCAATGGCCAAGGGCGCCTGGTGGCAGGTGTACAGTGACAAAGACCTGAACGCGCTGGTCGAGCGCCTCAACACTTCCAACCAGACCGTGGCTCAGTATGAAGCCCAGTATCGCCAAGCCCAGGCGCTGGTGCGCAGCTCTCGAGCGGCGTTCTTGCCGACGCTGGACCTGACGACTGGCAAGACCCGTTCAGGGCAGGGCACCGGGACGTCAAGCACCGGGACCAGCGCTTCGGGGATCCGTAACAGCCACAACGCGCAGTTGGGCGTCAGTTGGGAAGCCGACGTCTGGGGCAAATTGCGCCATGGCCTGGAAGCCGATACTGCAAACGCGCAGGCCAGCCTTGCCGACCTGGCGGCAATGCGCCTGAGCCTGCAATCGGAGCTGGTCCAGAATTACCTGCAACTGCGGGTGATCGACGAACAGAAGCGCTTGCTGGAATCCACCGTCGACGCCTATCAGCGTTCTCTGACCCTGACCCAGAATCAATACCGCGCCGGTATTTCCGGGCGTGATTCGGTCGCTCAGGCGCAGACCCAGTTGAAAAGCACGCAGGCCGACCTGATCGATCTGGCCTGGCAGCGTGCGCAATTCGAGAATGCTATTGCCGTGTTGATGGGCATGGCACCGGCAGACTTCAGCCTGCCAGCCATTGCCACGATTCCGCATTTGCCGGATATTCCGCCAGGGCTGCCTTCGCAGCTGCTGGAGCGCAGGCCCGATATCGCCGCCGCGGAACGCTCTGTGATGGGCGCCAACGCCAATATCGGGGTTGCCAAGGCAGCCTACTATCCCGATTTCACGCTGAGCATGAGCGGTGGCTATAACAGCAGTACCTTCGCCAACTGGATCAGCCTGCCGAACCGTTTCTGGTCGGTCGGGCCGCAACTGGCCCTGACCCTGTTCGACGGCGGTCGCCGTTCGGCAGAGGTCGAGCGCACCGAGGCCCTGTATGATCAGACGGTCGCGCAATACCGTCAGACGGTGCTCAACGGCTTTCAGGAGGTCGAAAACTACCTCATCCAGCTCAAGGTCTATGGAGACGAAGCGGCGGTGCGTGAGGAGGCTCTGGTGTTCGCGCGTGATTCGTTGCGCCTGACCAACAATCAGTACAAGGCCGGCCTGATCGGCTATCTGGATGTCGTCAACGTGCAGGCGACTGCGTTGAGTAACGAGCGCAGTGTGCTCAATGTACTGCAGAGCCGCTTGCTGGCCAGCGTGCAGTTGATCGCCGCGCTGGGCGGTGGCTGGGAGTCGGAGCGTGATCTGGTGTTGAAGGAGTAG